In Polaromonas sp. JS666, one genomic interval encodes:
- a CDS encoding Bug family tripartite tricarboxylate transporter substrate binding protein, translating to MSSTFRAPGTSGTFFNPLRRALVASSFLFAGLACAAGYPERPLTLVAPYPAGGAADVLARLLARKLEEQLGQPVVVENKPGAGTAIGAAAVANAKPDGYTLLVSSNSTFTLNPALQAKLSYDPVKGFEPIGMVGSVALAVLAHPSVTASTVPQLVAAAKANPDKFLYGSFGNGTSSNFAGAMFNSATGLKMTHVPYKGSAPLMTDLIGGQIPLSFDTVVAAAPQLKTGKIKVLAVTTAKRSALLPDVPTVAESGYPGFDMTAWLALVAPRGLPADVKARLDKALATTMASTDTQDKMKAAGFEPGYRAIADWPGMVTADIARMKAIAERSQIKVD from the coding sequence ATGTCAAGCACGTTCAGAGCTCCAGGTACTTCAGGCACTTTCTTCAACCCACTGCGCCGCGCACTGGTCGCCAGCAGCTTCCTCTTTGCCGGGCTGGCCTGCGCGGCGGGCTACCCCGAGCGGCCTCTTACGCTGGTCGCGCCCTACCCGGCCGGCGGCGCAGCCGACGTGCTGGCCCGCCTCCTGGCCCGCAAGCTCGAAGAGCAACTGGGCCAGCCGGTGGTGGTGGAGAACAAGCCCGGCGCCGGCACCGCCATTGGCGCGGCCGCCGTGGCCAACGCCAAACCCGACGGCTACACGCTGCTCGTCAGCTCCAACTCCACCTTCACGCTGAACCCGGCCTTGCAGGCCAAGCTCTCGTACGACCCGGTCAAGGGCTTCGAGCCCATCGGCATGGTCGGCTCGGTGGCGCTGGCGGTGCTGGCCCATCCGTCCGTCACGGCGAGCACCGTGCCACAGCTGGTGGCCGCCGCCAAAGCCAATCCGGACAAGTTCCTCTATGGCAGTTTCGGCAACGGCACCAGCTCCAACTTTGCCGGGGCCATGTTCAACAGCGCCACCGGCCTGAAAATGACCCATGTGCCTTACAAGGGCAGCGCGCCGCTGATGACCGACCTGATCGGCGGGCAGATTCCCCTGTCGTTTGACACCGTGGTGGCTGCGGCACCACAACTCAAGACCGGCAAGATCAAGGTGCTGGCCGTCACAACGGCAAAGCGCTCGGCCCTGCTGCCCGACGTGCCGACCGTGGCCGAGTCGGGCTACCCCGGTTTCGACATGACCGCCTGGCTGGCGCTGGTAGCACCGCGCGGCCTGCCGGCCGACGTCAAGGCCCGGCTCGACAAGGCCCTGGCTACCACGATGGCCAGCACCGACACCCAGGACAAGATGAAGGCTGCCGGCTTCGAGCCAGGCTACCGCGCCATTGCCGACTGGCCCGGCATGGTCACCGCCGACATCGCCCGCATGAAAGCCATTGCCGAGCGCTCGCAAATCAAGGTGGACTGA
- a CDS encoding aspartate aminotransferase family protein has translation MNKPSTSSMHSATGTALDSALAETTARYRARNPGSERLLRKAADVLPAGNTRSVLFYTPFPLYMARGEGCHLWDADGHRYLDALGEFTAGIYGHSNPVIRQAIVAALQDGLSLSSHTAREAALAHEIQRRFPGMALLRFTNSGTEANLMALAAATAHTGRRKVLVFNGAYHGGVLSFGGGGSPVNVPHDFVVAPYNDLDAVRGLVQTHGPQLAAILVEPMLGAGGCIPAEPAFLHGLRALADACGALLILDEVMTSRLSGGGRQALLGLKPDLTTLGKYFGGGLSFGAFGGRVDVMSRFDPRRADALGHAGTFNNNTLTMAAGLAGLTQVLTPAALDALNQRGERLRERLNGVFKRHAVGLQFTGLGSVMQLHATDRPLRNAADLAGADDRVKALLFFDLLERGIFLARRGLVALSLPFGDAEADEFVAALDAVVTARHALLPVAG, from the coding sequence ATGAACAAGCCGTCCACGTCTTCCATGCATTCCGCCACCGGAACCGCGCTTGATTCGGCGCTGGCCGAAACCACCGCACGCTACCGCGCCCGCAACCCCGGCAGCGAACGGCTGCTGCGTAAGGCGGCCGACGTACTGCCCGCCGGCAATACCCGCAGCGTGCTGTTTTACACGCCGTTTCCGCTCTACATGGCGCGGGGCGAAGGCTGCCATCTGTGGGACGCCGACGGCCACCGCTACCTGGACGCGCTGGGCGAGTTCACGGCAGGCATTTACGGCCACTCGAATCCGGTGATCCGGCAAGCCATCGTGGCCGCGTTGCAGGACGGCCTGAGCCTGTCTTCACACACCGCGCGCGAGGCCGCGCTGGCGCATGAAATCCAGCGCCGCTTTCCCGGCATGGCGCTGCTGCGCTTCACCAACTCGGGCACCGAAGCCAACCTGATGGCGCTGGCGGCCGCCACCGCCCACACCGGCCGGCGCAAGGTGCTGGTGTTCAATGGCGCCTACCACGGCGGCGTGCTGTCGTTTGGCGGTGGCGGCTCGCCGGTGAACGTGCCGCACGACTTCGTGGTCGCGCCCTACAACGACCTGGACGCCGTGCGCGGGCTGGTCCAGACGCATGGCCCGCAGCTGGCGGCCATCCTGGTCGAGCCCATGCTGGGCGCGGGTGGCTGCATTCCCGCAGAGCCCGCCTTTTTGCACGGCCTGCGCGCGCTGGCCGATGCATGCGGCGCCTTGCTGATCCTCGACGAAGTCATGACCTCGCGTCTGTCCGGCGGTGGGCGGCAGGCCTTGCTGGGTTTGAAGCCCGACCTCACCACGCTGGGCAAATATTTCGGCGGTGGACTTTCGTTTGGCGCGTTCGGTGGCCGGGTGGACGTGATGTCGCGTTTTGACCCGCGCCGCGCCGACGCGCTGGGCCATGCCGGCACCTTCAACAACAACACGCTGACCATGGCCGCCGGCCTGGCGGGCCTCACGCAGGTGCTGACGCCGGCCGCGCTCGATGCGCTGAACCAGCGCGGCGAGCGCCTGCGCGAGCGGCTCAATGGCGTGTTCAAACGCCACGCGGTGGGCCTGCAGTTCACCGGTCTGGGCTCGGTCATGCAACTGCATGCCACCGACCGCCCCCTGCGCAACGCGGCCGACCTGGCCGGTGCCGACGACCGCGTCAAGGCGCTGCTGTTTTTTGATCTGCTGGAGCGCGGCATTTTTCTGGCGCGGCGCGGGCTGGTGGCCTTGTCGCTGCCCTTCGGCGATGCCGAGGCTGATGAGTTCGTTGCGGCGCTGGACGCCGTGGTTACGGCACGCCATGCGCTGTTGCCCGTTGCAGGTTGA
- a CDS encoding NAD(P)/FAD-dependent oxidoreductase produces MREYDIVIFGAGIAGASLAWRLAGQRSVLLLEREAQPGYHSTGRSAAMFMESYGPPMVRALTRASRTFYEQPPEGFATAPLMQPRGALYLATPGQEALMAQTRAELAASCPDLEVLDARTTLERVPCLRPEMVHGALYDPGAQDIDVHALHQGFLRGFRQRGGELRTSVTLIQASHDGQGWALQFADGQTLRARTVVNAAGAWADELAGLFGAAPIGLVPHRRSAFTFKAPEGVDVSGWPAVVGMDESYYFKPDAGQLLGSPANADPTVAHDVVPEELDIATGIYQIESVSTLTIRRPGSTWAGLRSFVPDGEMVIGWDGACPGFFWLAAQGGYGIQSAAGASALADALLRNVALPAELARHGVEAAALSPARLR; encoded by the coding sequence ATGCGAGAATATGACATTGTTATCTTTGGCGCCGGCATCGCCGGTGCATCCCTGGCCTGGCGCCTGGCCGGACAGCGCAGTGTGCTGCTGCTCGAACGCGAAGCCCAGCCCGGCTACCACTCCACCGGCCGCTCGGCCGCCATGTTCATGGAGAGCTACGGCCCCCCCATGGTGCGGGCGCTGACCCGTGCCAGCCGGACGTTTTACGAACAGCCGCCCGAAGGCTTTGCCACCGCACCGCTCATGCAGCCCCGGGGTGCGCTGTACCTCGCCACGCCCGGGCAGGAAGCATTGATGGCGCAGACCCGCGCCGAACTGGCCGCCAGCTGCCCCGACCTTGAAGTGCTGGACGCCCGTACCACCCTGGAGCGCGTGCCCTGCCTGCGGCCCGAAATGGTGCACGGTGCCCTGTACGACCCCGGTGCCCAGGACATCGACGTGCATGCACTGCATCAGGGCTTTTTGCGGGGCTTCCGGCAGCGCGGCGGCGAGTTGCGCACCAGCGTCACCCTGATCCAGGCCAGCCATGACGGACAGGGCTGGGCGCTGCAGTTTGCCGACGGCCAGACGCTGCGGGCACGCACCGTGGTCAATGCCGCCGGCGCCTGGGCCGACGAGCTGGCGGGCCTGTTTGGCGCCGCCCCCATCGGGCTGGTGCCGCACCGGCGCAGCGCCTTCACCTTCAAGGCGCCCGAGGGCGTGGACGTGTCCGGCTGGCCGGCCGTGGTGGGCATGGACGAGAGCTATTACTTCAAGCCCGACGCCGGCCAGTTGCTGGGCTCGCCCGCCAATGCCGACCCGACGGTTGCGCACGACGTGGTGCCCGAAGAGCTGGACATTGCCACGGGCATTTACCAGATCGAAAGCGTCTCGACCCTGACCATTCGCCGTCCCGGCAGCACCTGGGCCGGGCTGCGCTCGTTTGTCCCCGACGGCGAGATGGTGATTGGCTGGGATGGCGCCTGCCCCGGCTTTTTCTGGCTGGCGGCCCAGGGCGGCTACGGTATCCAGAGCGCGGCCGGCGCCAGCGCACTGGCCGATGCCCTGCTGCGCAACGTGGCCCTGCCGGCAGAGCTGGCCCGGCACGGCGTCGAAGCGGCCGCGCTGTCACCGGCCCGCCTGCGTTGA
- a CDS encoding helix-turn-helix domain-containing protein — MPRSARTPAAAPEADRVQLGLRLREHRKARRLTLKDLSGRSGVALSTLSKMELGQMSVSYEKLAAVARALSLDVGQLLDARAAAPAGAVTPVVVWSEADGAPAYSSGNYDYRMLATGFPGKRMTPLHGRILARERGQFPDFIRHQGQEFVTVLSGRVRIEFETGDIIEVGRHESAYFDSGVGHIYLSLGRADAQVLVVMSE; from the coding sequence ATGCCACGCTCCGCCCGAACCCCTGCCGCCGCGCCGGAGGCCGACCGGGTGCAGCTCGGCCTCAGGCTGCGCGAACACCGCAAGGCACGGCGGCTGACGCTCAAGGACCTGTCCGGCCGTTCGGGCGTGGCGCTCTCCACGCTGTCCAAAATGGAGCTGGGCCAGATGTCGGTCAGCTACGAAAAGCTGGCCGCCGTGGCGCGGGCGCTGTCGCTGGATGTGGGGCAGCTGCTGGATGCGCGGGCCGCAGCGCCGGCCGGTGCGGTAACGCCCGTCGTGGTGTGGTCCGAAGCTGACGGGGCACCGGCCTACAGTTCGGGCAATTACGACTACCGCATGCTCGCGACCGGCTTCCCGGGCAAGCGAATGACGCCGCTGCACGGCCGCATCCTGGCGCGCGAGCGGGGCCAGTTTCCTGATTTCATTCGCCACCAGGGGCAGGAATTCGTGACAGTGCTGTCCGGCCGGGTGCGCATCGAGTTCGAGACCGGCGACATCATCGAAGTCGGCCGTCATGAGTCGGCGTATTTCGACAGCGGTGTGGGCCACATCTACCTCTCGCTGGGCCGCGCTGATGCGCAGGTGTTGGTGGTGATGAGTGAATAG
- the rtcR gene encoding RNA repair transcriptional activator RtcR, translating to MKKKVVMGFLGTQLDSGLGSARWEKWRPTVSIAQHEDLIVDRLELMHDLRNKPLAERVRDDVVQLSPGTEVRLSEMNLANPWDFGEVYGALYDWVSAYAFDTEREEYWAHITTGTHVAQICLFLLVEARFIPGVLLQTAPPRGRQAQGIGSYELIDLDLSRYDAINARLAVAQQDAVSFLKSGIATRNPRFNSLIEEIERIAVQSKAPILLTGPTGAGKSMLARRIFELKKTRHQVSGSFVDVNCATLHGDGAGSTLFGHKRGSFTGAASDRPGLLRTADKGVLFLDEIGELGLDEQAMLLKAVEEKRFLPVGADREVDSSFQLIAGTNKDLRSEVSHGRFREDLFARINLWTYTMPGLGQRREDIEPNMDHQLMLASEDLGRKTRMTTEARAAYLRFAQSGEAIWTGNFRDLSASITRLATLGDNGRIGVGLVEAEIARLRWQWQATAQETGGIAVSLAELMGSAADTLDYFEQLQLRAVIDVCRRSASLSDAGRALFNVSRTQRSVVNDADRLRKYLLKFDLTWEKLSA from the coding sequence ATGAAGAAGAAAGTGGTGATGGGTTTTCTGGGCACCCAGCTTGATTCGGGCCTGGGTTCGGCGCGCTGGGAGAAGTGGCGGCCCACGGTGTCGATCGCGCAGCATGAAGACCTGATCGTCGACCGACTGGAGCTGATGCACGACCTGCGCAACAAGCCGCTGGCCGAGCGGGTTCGTGACGACGTCGTTCAGCTCTCGCCCGGCACCGAGGTTCGCCTGAGCGAGATGAACCTGGCCAATCCCTGGGATTTCGGCGAGGTCTATGGCGCGCTGTATGACTGGGTCAGCGCTTACGCCTTCGACACCGAACGCGAAGAGTATTGGGCGCACATCACGACCGGCACCCACGTCGCGCAGATCTGCCTGTTTTTGCTGGTGGAGGCGCGCTTCATCCCCGGCGTGCTGCTGCAAACGGCGCCGCCCAGGGGCCGGCAGGCCCAGGGCATCGGCAGCTATGAGCTGATTGATCTCGACCTCTCGCGCTACGACGCGATCAACGCGCGGCTTGCGGTCGCGCAACAGGATGCCGTCTCCTTCCTCAAAAGCGGCATCGCCACACGCAACCCGCGTTTCAACTCGCTGATCGAGGAAATAGAACGCATCGCCGTCCAGAGCAAAGCGCCCATTTTGCTGACCGGGCCCACCGGCGCAGGCAAGTCCATGCTGGCACGGCGGATCTTTGAGCTCAAAAAGACGCGCCACCAGGTCAGCGGCAGCTTTGTCGACGTGAACTGCGCGACCTTACACGGCGACGGCGCGGGCTCCACGCTGTTCGGCCACAAAAGGGGTTCGTTCACCGGCGCGGCAAGCGACCGCCCCGGCCTGCTGCGCACCGCCGACAAGGGCGTGCTGTTTCTCGACGAGATCGGCGAACTGGGCCTGGACGAACAGGCCATGCTGCTCAAGGCCGTCGAGGAAAAACGCTTCTTGCCCGTCGGCGCCGACCGGGAGGTCGACAGCAGCTTCCAGTTGATCGCCGGCACCAATAAGGACTTGCGTTCGGAAGTCTCGCACGGGCGCTTCCGCGAAGACCTGTTCGCGCGTATCAACCTGTGGACCTACACCATGCCCGGCCTCGGCCAGCGCCGGGAGGATATTGAACCCAATATGGACCACCAGCTCATGCTGGCGTCCGAAGACCTTGGCCGGAAAACCCGCATGACCACCGAGGCACGCGCAGCGTACCTGCGATTTGCGCAGTCAGGTGAAGCCATCTGGACCGGCAATTTCCGGGACCTGAGCGCATCGATCACGCGTCTTGCCACGCTGGGTGACAACGGCCGTATCGGCGTGGGCCTGGTGGAGGCAGAGATAGCGCGGCTACGTTGGCAGTGGCAGGCCACGGCACAGGAAACCGGCGGCATTGCCGTATCGCTTGCTGAATTGATGGGGAGCGCTGCGGACACGCTTGATTATTTTGAACAGCTGCAACTTCGGGCTGTGATTGATGTCTGCCGAAGAAGCGCTTCCCTCAGCGATGCCGGGCGAGCGCTCTTCAATGTATCGCGCACCCAGCGCAGCGTGGTGAACGACGCGGACCGGCTGCGCAAGTACTTGCTGAAGTTTGACCTGACCTGGGAGAAGCTGTCAGCCTGA
- a CDS encoding slipin family protein: MFGLKQYKVKKNERGLLLRNGDFERVLQPGKHWAYAGADQVRVETFAMEQAAFTHSLADYFMAKEPAVVAQEFVLAALSDSQAGLRYENGLLVEVLAPATRKLYWKGLNEVRVDVVDIDQGVANSEKLPAGLVATLGQTQLRQRPVKGLDGVLLVQVPDFHAGVLTLDGKVTGLLGAGAYGFWRYGRKVEVECIDLRSQALEVSGQEILTRDKVSLRLNLSATWRYEDVLKAFAQWGKPSEQIYRELQLGLRAAVGTRTLDELLENKAALDDVIAEHTRVRLAGAGLKLESLGVKDIILPGEMKTILAQVVEAEKSAQANAIRRREETAATRSLLNTAKIMEDNPIVLRMKELETLERVAERIDKISVFGGLEQVLNGLVKLR, translated from the coding sequence ATGTTTGGATTGAAGCAATACAAAGTCAAGAAAAACGAGCGCGGCCTGCTGCTGCGCAACGGCGATTTCGAACGCGTACTGCAGCCCGGGAAACACTGGGCGTACGCCGGCGCTGACCAGGTTCGGGTGGAAACCTTTGCGATGGAGCAAGCGGCTTTCACACACAGCCTGGCGGATTACTTCATGGCCAAGGAGCCGGCTGTCGTTGCCCAGGAGTTTGTGCTGGCCGCGCTGTCGGATTCGCAGGCAGGCCTGCGTTACGAGAACGGCTTGCTGGTGGAAGTACTGGCGCCCGCCACCCGCAAGCTCTACTGGAAGGGCCTGAACGAGGTTCGTGTCGACGTGGTCGATATCGACCAGGGCGTAGCGAACAGCGAAAAGCTGCCCGCCGGCCTGGTGGCGACGCTGGGCCAGACGCAGCTGCGCCAGCGACCGGTGAAGGGGCTGGACGGCGTGCTGCTGGTGCAGGTGCCGGACTTCCATGCCGGCGTGCTGACGCTGGACGGCAAGGTGACCGGGCTGCTCGGCGCCGGCGCGTATGGCTTCTGGCGCTACGGCCGCAAGGTCGAAGTCGAATGCATCGACCTGCGCTCGCAGGCGCTGGAGGTCAGCGGGCAGGAAATCCTCACCCGCGACAAGGTGAGCCTGCGGCTGAACCTGTCGGCCACCTGGCGTTATGAAGATGTGCTGAAGGCGTTTGCCCAGTGGGGCAAGCCGTCGGAGCAGATCTACCGCGAACTGCAGCTGGGTCTGCGCGCGGCCGTAGGGACCCGCACGCTCGACGAGCTGCTGGAGAACAAGGCCGCCCTGGACGACGTCATTGCCGAGCACACCCGTGTCCGGCTGGCGGGCGCTGGCCTGAAGCTGGAAAGCCTGGGCGTGAAAGACATCATCTTGCCCGGCGAGATGAAGACCATCCTGGCGCAGGTGGTGGAAGCCGAGAAGTCTGCCCAGGCCAACGCGATTCGCCGGCGCGAAGAAACCGCGGCAACGCGCTCGCTGCTCAACACGGCGAAGATCATGGAGGACAACCCGATTGTCCTGCGCATGAAGGAACTGGAGACGCTGGAGCGTGTGGCGGAACGGATCGACAAGATATCGGTGTTCGGAGGACTGGAGCAAGTGCTCAACGGGCTGGTGAAGCTGCGTTGA
- a CDS encoding RtcB family protein has protein sequence MNYQQHDVQGGVPVKMWTNGVPVEAQALRQLENSARLPIVFRHVAVMPDVHYGLGATIGSVIPTFKAIIPAAVGVDIGCGMMACKTTLRAEDLPDNLGPLRSEIEKAVPHGSAPKTYRRNGSTREVGAWTNPPGAADAAWGQLVDEFEALCLDYPRLKNTNNHRHMGTLGGGNHFVEVCLDESGGVWIMLHSGSRGVGNAIGTHFIELAKKDAELHQRNLPDKDLAYLEEGSQYFGDYVRGVGWAQKFARLNREVMMQAAIGALRKVISKPFETHLEAVNCHHNYVQKETHFGQEVFVTRKGAVSAKAGELGIIPGSMGAKSFIVRGKGNPDSFMSCSHGAGRTMSRTQARKLFTVDDQIKATEGVECRKDVEVIDEIPMAYKDIDAVMLAQSDLVEVVYTLKQVVCVKG, from the coding sequence ATGAACTACCAACAACATGACGTCCAAGGCGGCGTGCCCGTGAAGATGTGGACCAATGGCGTGCCGGTCGAGGCTCAGGCGCTCAGGCAGCTTGAGAACTCGGCGCGCCTGCCCATCGTGTTCAGGCACGTGGCCGTGATGCCCGATGTGCACTACGGCCTGGGTGCGACCATTGGCAGCGTGATCCCGACCTTCAAGGCCATCATTCCGGCGGCGGTCGGCGTGGACATCGGCTGCGGCATGATGGCCTGTAAGACCACGCTTCGCGCCGAAGACCTGCCCGACAACCTCGGGCCGCTGCGCTCGGAAATCGAAAAAGCCGTGCCGCACGGTTCCGCACCCAAGACCTACCGCAGGAACGGATCGACGCGGGAGGTCGGCGCCTGGACCAACCCGCCAGGCGCGGCCGATGCGGCCTGGGGCCAGCTGGTGGATGAGTTTGAAGCGCTATGCCTGGACTACCCACGCCTGAAGAACACCAACAACCACCGCCACATGGGAACCCTGGGCGGCGGCAACCACTTCGTCGAGGTGTGCCTCGACGAAAGCGGCGGTGTGTGGATCATGCTGCACAGCGGTTCGCGGGGGGTGGGCAACGCCATCGGTACGCACTTCATCGAACTTGCCAAGAAGGATGCCGAGCTGCACCAGCGCAACCTGCCGGACAAGGACCTGGCTTACCTCGAGGAAGGTTCGCAGTACTTCGGCGACTATGTGCGCGGCGTGGGCTGGGCGCAGAAGTTCGCGCGCCTGAACCGCGAGGTGATGATGCAGGCCGCGATAGGCGCGCTGCGCAAGGTGATCAGCAAGCCCTTCGAGACGCACCTGGAAGCGGTGAATTGCCACCACAACTATGTGCAGAAGGAAACGCACTTTGGGCAAGAGGTGTTTGTGACCCGCAAAGGAGCTGTGAGTGCCAAGGCGGGAGAGCTTGGGATCATTCCCGGGAGCATGGGCGCCAAGAGTTTCATCGTGCGCGGCAAGGGCAATCCGGACAGCTTCATGAGCTGCAGCCACGGGGCCGGCAGGACCATGAGCCGCACCCAGGCCAGAAAGCTGTTCACGGTGGACGACCAGATCAAGGCTACGGAAGGGGTGGAATGCCGCAAGGACGTCGAGGTGATCGACGAGATCCCGATGGCGTACAAGGACATCGATGCCGTGATGCTCGCGCAAAGCGACCTAGTGGAAGTGGTCTACACGCTCAAGCAGGTAGTGTGTGTGAAGGGCTAG
- the rtcA gene encoding RNA 3'-terminal phosphate cyclase, whose translation MIELDGSQGEGGGQILRTALALSLVTGKPFRMDNIRAKRPKPGLMRQHLACVNAAMAVGGGPGHSAAVNAAGQPVQIGETTLLFTPGEVRAGDYEFAVGSAGSCTLVLQTVLWPLLHAKEASTLLLSGGTHNPMAPSISFLTLLAPYFSGNGEALFDIELRRHGFYPAGGGEARVRLRPPAQGFAALHLMERGALLEAYAECLHAGLPRGVAERELAVLRKGLGWDEDCLRDRGLRSNEGPGNALLAVLRYEHITEVFAAYGDKGIGAEQVARRVLQEVRDYQTHRAPVGPHLADQLMIPMALASLQGRVGRYWATELTEHTRTNARTIETFLPVKFSCEPLDGGTVISLEG comes from the coding sequence ATGATTGAACTCGATGGCTCGCAAGGCGAAGGCGGCGGGCAGATTTTGCGCACGGCGCTGGCGCTCAGCCTGGTGACGGGCAAGCCGTTTCGCATGGACAACATCCGCGCCAAACGGCCCAAGCCTGGCCTGATGCGCCAGCATCTGGCCTGTGTGAACGCCGCTATGGCCGTGGGCGGCGGCCCGGGCCATAGCGCTGCCGTCAACGCCGCCGGCCAGCCCGTGCAGATTGGTGAAACTACGCTGCTGTTCACGCCCGGTGAGGTGCGCGCGGGCGACTACGAGTTTGCGGTCGGCTCGGCAGGCAGTTGCACGCTGGTGCTGCAAACCGTGCTGTGGCCGCTGCTGCACGCCAAGGAGGCCTCAACGCTGCTGCTCAGCGGCGGGACGCATAACCCAATGGCGCCGTCGATTTCGTTTCTGACCCTGCTGGCGCCTTATTTCTCCGGCAACGGCGAGGCGCTATTTGACATTGAACTGCGCCGCCACGGCTTTTACCCGGCGGGAGGCGGAGAGGCCCGCGTGCGCTTGCGTCCACCCGCCCAGGGCTTTGCCGCCCTCCACCTCATGGAGCGCGGCGCGCTGCTGGAGGCTTATGCCGAGTGCCTGCATGCGGGCCTGCCCCGAGGCGTGGCTGAGCGGGAACTGGCCGTGCTGCGCAAGGGGCTTGGCTGGGACGAAGACTGCTTGCGCGACCGCGGACTGCGCAGCAACGAGGGGCCGGGCAACGCGCTGCTGGCCGTCCTGCGCTATGAGCACATCACCGAGGTGTTTGCAGCCTATGGCGACAAAGGCATCGGTGCCGAGCAGGTCGCCCGCCGCGTGCTGCAGGAGGTGAGGGACTACCAGACTCACCGGGCGCCGGTGGGGCCGCATCTGGCGGACCAACTGATGATCCCCATGGCCCTGGCGAGCCTGCAGGGAAGGGTGGGACGCTACTGGGCGACGGAACTCACCGAGCACACCCGCACCAACGCGCGGACCATTGAAACCTTTCTGCCGGTGAAGTTTTCATGCGAGCCATTGGATGGCGGTACGGTGATTTCGCTGGAAGGCTGA
- a CDS encoding aldolase/citrate lyase family protein: MELPVNQFKKMLLGGHQQIGLWCTLSSPYGVELLAGSGFEWLLLDTEHSPSDVTNVLAQLQTVAPYPVSAVVRPAWNDPVLIKRYLDIGAQTLLIPYVQNAEEARRAVQSITYPGGGMRGVSALTRASRFGRVPNYAQTCRDELCLLVQIETLEALDNIEAIAAVEGVDGIFIGPGDLAASMGHLGEPGNAAVVARIEEAIRRIVKCGKPAGILTGDEAFAQRCISLGTRFTAVGVDVGLLARSTSQLRQRFGGAKA, encoded by the coding sequence ATGGAATTGCCAGTCAACCAATTCAAGAAAATGCTGCTGGGCGGCCATCAGCAGATAGGCCTGTGGTGCACGCTCTCCAGCCCCTACGGCGTCGAGCTGCTAGCCGGTTCCGGCTTTGAATGGCTGCTGCTGGACACCGAGCATTCCCCCAGTGACGTCACCAACGTGCTGGCCCAGCTCCAGACCGTCGCGCCCTACCCGGTTTCCGCCGTGGTCAGGCCCGCCTGGAACGACCCGGTGCTGATCAAGCGCTACCTCGATATCGGGGCGCAGACCCTGTTGATCCCCTATGTGCAGAACGCCGAGGAAGCCAGGCGGGCCGTGCAGAGCATTACCTACCCCGGCGGTGGCATGCGCGGCGTGTCGGCGCTGACGCGGGCCTCGCGCTTCGGCCGTGTTCCGAACTACGCCCAAACCTGCCGCGACGAGCTGTGCCTGCTGGTGCAGATTGAAACCCTGGAAGCGCTCGACAACATCGAAGCGATTGCGGCCGTCGAGGGCGTGGACGGCATCTTCATCGGCCCGGGCGACCTGGCCGCCAGCATGGGTCACCTCGGCGAGCCGGGCAACGCCGCCGTTGTCGCGAGGATCGAAGAAGCCATCCGGCGCATCGTGAAATGTGGCAAGCCCGCCGGCATCCTGACGGGCGACGAGGCCTTTGCCCAGCGCTGCATCTCGCTGGGAACCCGCTTTACCGCGGTGGGCGTGGACGTGGGGCTGTTGGCCCGGTCGACCTCGCAGCTGCGGCAGCGTTTCGGCGGCGCCAAAGCCTGA
- the hpaH gene encoding 2-oxo-hept-4-ene-1,7-dioate hydratase: protein MITESEHRQAADALLEAGRTRQPIRQVSQTWPAMEIEDAYAIQKLWADSKMAQGARIVGHKIGLTSRAMQRASKMTEPDYGMLMDDMLYTDGARIPASGFHSPRLEVELAFVLGRPLGGKNVTIYDVLDATAYVTPALEIIDYRTEVPRAICDTIADNAAAAAMVTGGRVVKPMDVDLRWVSATLSKNGIIEESGVSAAVMGHPAMGIVWLANKLALHGITMQAGHILLAGSFTRPTPVAAGDTIQADFGPLGSIGVSFS from the coding sequence ATGATCACCGAGTCTGAACACCGGCAGGCCGCGGACGCGCTGCTGGAAGCCGGCCGAACCCGCCAACCAATACGCCAGGTCAGCCAGACCTGGCCCGCGATGGAAATTGAAGACGCCTATGCCATCCAGAAACTCTGGGCGGACAGCAAGATGGCGCAGGGCGCGCGCATCGTTGGCCACAAGATAGGCCTGACCTCACGCGCGATGCAGAGGGCGTCAAAAATGACGGAGCCGGACTACGGCATGCTCATGGACGACATGCTGTACACCGACGGCGCCCGCATACCGGCCAGCGGCTTTCATTCGCCGCGCCTGGAAGTGGAGCTGGCCTTTGTGCTGGGCCGGCCGCTGGGCGGCAAGAACGTCACCATCTATGACGTGCTGGACGCCACGGCCTATGTGACGCCCGCGCTGGAAATCATCGACTACCGCACCGAAGTGCCGCGCGCGATTTGCGACACGATCGCGGACAACGCGGCAGCGGCGGCCATGGTGACGGGCGGGCGTGTCGTCAAACCCATGGACGTCGACCTGCGATGGGTCAGCGCAACGCTGTCCAAGAACGGCATCATCGAAGAGTCCGGCGTTTCCGCCGCCGTCATGGGGCACCCCGCCATGGGCATCGTCTGGCTGGCCAACAAGCTGGCGCTGCACGGCATCACGATGCAAGCGGGCCACATCCTGCTGGCGGGCTCGTTCACGCGGCCCACGCCGGTCGCCGCGGGCGACACCATCCAGGCCGACTTCGGGCCGCTAGGCTCCATCGGCGTGTCTTTCAGCTAA